Proteins encoded together in one Lathyrus oleraceus cultivar Zhongwan6 chromosome 5, CAAS_Psat_ZW6_1.0, whole genome shotgun sequence window:
- the LOC127080311 gene encoding uncharacterized protein LOC127080311 — protein sequence MNERTLIPTFVFWAFLTIITPTLILLSEKSKADLHLKGNITETMKIRRMNGHTQNNIITPTPPRPPPPDKLVVQEEELAPAPAASYHNHNHSALIRSSGNVTDEDTSKVQVLDFSGTNKTKIKL from the exons ATGAATGAAAGAACACTAATTCCAACGTTTGTGTTCTGGGCTTTCCTTACAATAATCACACCAACACTTATTCTCTTGTCTGAGAAATCAAAAGCAGACCTTCATTTAAAAG GAAATATAACTGAGACAATGAAGATAAGAAGAATGAACGGACACACACAGAATAACATCATAACACCAACACCACCGCGGCCGCCACCACCAGACAAGTTGGTGGTTCAAGAGGAGGAACTTGCCCCAGCACCAGCTGCATCAtatcataatcataatcataGTGCTCTCATAAGGAGCAGTGGCAATGTCACTGATGAAGATACTTCCAAAGTACAAGTACTTGATTTTAGTGGAACAAACAAGACTAAAATCAAATTGTAA